In the genome of Archangium lipolyticum, the window TCCACAACCTCACCGGCAACTGGGGCGTGGCCATCATCCTCCTCACCGTCCTGGTGAAGACGCTGCTGCTGCCCCTCACCCACCGCTCCATGGTCAGCATGGAGGCCATGAAGAAGCTCCAGCCCCGCGTCGAGGAACTGCGCAAGAAGTACGCGGACGACCGCGAGCGCCAGAACATGGAGATGATGAAGCTCTATCAGGAGGCCAAGGTGAACCCGCTCGGCGGCTGCCTCCCGATGCTCATCCAGATGCCCGTCTGGTTCGCCCTCTTCACCGCCCTGCGCAACAGCTACGACATCTACCAGGAGCCCTTCTTCGGCCCCGTCTGGCGCGACCTCACCTACAAGGATCCCACCTACCTGCTGCCGCTCGCCCTGGGCGTCAGCATGATCATCACCCAGAAGCTCCAGCCGCAGATGGGCGACCCCACCCAGGCGAAGATCATGACCTGGTTCGTCCCCATCATCTTCACCCTCACGCTGCTCAACTACCCCGCCGGTCTCGCCCTCTACATCTTCACCAACAACATCCTCTCCATCGCCCAGCAGTACGGCCTGAGGAAGTGGTTGGAGAAGCGCGGCGGCGGTGACGGCGGACTGCCGGCGGGCACGGCCACGGCCACCGCTGGAGGCAAGCGCAAGTGAGCGACGTGCAGCCACCCGAGGCCCCCTCCCCGGCCGGCAATGGCTCGGACTTCCGCGCCCGCGTGGAGCGGCTCCTCACCGACATCCTCGGGTTGATGGGCTTCCCCGCCCGCATCGACTTCAAGGACGCCAGCGACGGCAGTCTCTCCGTCGCCCTCCACTTCCAGGGAGAGCCTCCCCCCGGCGTGGAGCCCGGCAGGCGCAGCCAGGTGGTGGACTCGATGCAGTTCCTCCTCAACAAGATGCTCCACCGCCCCGGCACCGAGCGGCGCTTCGTGCTCGTGGGCGCGGGCATCCACCCGGAGCCTCGCAGCGAGCGGTTGAAGCGCGAGCAGGCCGCCGCGCAGGCTCCGGCGGCTCCGGCTCCGGCGGCTCCGGCTCAGCAGCCCCAGCCGGCTCCGCAGCCGAGGGCCCAGGCCCAGGCCCCCAGGCAGGAGAAGGCTCCCGCCCGGGCCCAGGCCCCGGCCACGCGCCAGGAGAAGGCCCCGGCCGCCCCGGCCCGCCAGTCCGAGTCCGACGAGCGCACCCTGGAGGTGGCCGAGGACCCCGCTCTGCGCGAGGTGGCTCGCAAGCTCGCCGAGAAGTCGGCCTCGCTCGGCCGCTTCTACGCCCTCGTTACAGTGAAACAAGAAGACCGCGCGCGCGTCATGAAGGCGGTAGAGGGCGTTCCGGGGGTGAAGGTCTCTTGCGAGGGCGAGGGCCGCAACCGGCGCGTCGTGTTCACCCCGGCAAAGCCCGCTCCGCTCCCCAAGCGGAGCATGCTGCCGGAAGACGATGACGAGGATGACCTCGAGGGCTGAAGTCCCTCGCGGTCCACCGAGAAAGGGCATGCAATGGGCAAGGCCAAGTCGCTCAAGGACAAGCTGTACGGCGCGGCCGTGGTGAAGATGAGCTTCCGGTTGCGCGGGGACGAGGACTCCCCTGCCTTCAAGTTCGTGTACCCCGGCGTGCTCCGGGACCTCGAGCTGGAGGACGCCGCCGTCGAGAAGTACATCGAGGAGAACCGCGAGGCCGTCGAGCGCGCCGCCCGTGGCTCCACTCCCGTCCAGGGCGCTCGGGAGTGACCTTCCGCGGGGGACCCTTCGGGACGGCCGCCCCGGCGGCTGTCGTGCCGGGGGCCTCTCCGCCCGAGGGCTCGTCCGGTCCGCTTCCGTGACGTCCGACGTATGAGCTCTTCTCCCGCGACCCTCGCCGCCCTCGCCACCGCTCCCGCCGCCGGTGCCGTCGGCATCCTCCGCCTCTCCGGGCCCGCTGCCCTCGAGGCCGGGCGCCTGCTCGCTCCCGGCGTCCCCGCTTCTCCCACGCCCCGCCACGCCTACCTCGCCTCCTTCGTCGATGCCTCCGGCTCCGTGCTCGACGAGGGCCTCTTCCTGTTCTTCCGCGCCCCCCACTCCTTCACCGGCGAGGACGTCGTCGAGCTCCAGGCCCATGGCAGCCCCAGGCTCCTGCGCATGTTGCTCGCTCGTGCCCTCGAGCACCCCTCCGTCCGCCTCGCCGGGCCCGGTGAGTTCACCCGCCGCGCGTTCCTCAATGGCCGCATCGATCTCACCCGCGCCGAGGCCGTCGCCGACCTCGTCGCCGCTGACTCCGAGGCCGCCGTCCGCGCCGCCGCCGCCGGCCTCGTGGGCGCGCTGACCGCTCGGGTTCGTGCCTTGGAGGAGCCCCTGCGCTCGCTTCATGCCGACCTGGAAGGCGTGTTGAACTTCCCCGAGGAGGCCGAGGGCGCCGATGAGGGTGCCGAGCTCCGCGTCGCGCAGCTGCGCGCCTCCGCCGATGCCCTGCTGGCCGAGGTGGGTCGCGGCCGGCTCGTGCGCCGCGGGGCCAGGGTCGCCCTCTACGGGCCCGTGAATGCCGGCAAGTCCACCCTGTTCAACCGGCTCGTCGGCGAGGAGCGCGCTCTCGTCGATGACGAGCCCGGGACGACTCGCGATGTCCTGGAGGCCCGCGTCGAGTGGGACGGGCTCGGTATCTCCCTGCTCGATACCGCCGGTCTTCGTGACGCCCCGGGCCGCATCGAGGCCCTGGGCATCGCTCGCACCCGCGAGGTGCTCGCCGCCGTGGACCTCGCTGTTCTCGTGCTTCCTCCTGGTTCCAGTGCGGCCGAGGCTCGACAGTGGTTGCTCGAGGCGGGCCCGACTCCCGTTCTTCGTGTCTCGGGCAAGTGTGACGTGGTTTTCGGCGTAGACCCTCACCCTGGCCCTCTCCCAGAGGGAGAGGGGATTGACTCGGGCTCGACTCACGGCTCACGTACCCTCACCCCGTCCCTCTCCCGGAGGGAGAGGGGAGGTCTGCCGGTCAGTGGCCTCACGGGTCAGGGCGTGGAGGACCTTCGCTCCGCTGTCCTCTCCCACTTGTGGGACGGCGGTTCTCCCTCCGCCGTCGCCCTCGTCTCCGAACGTCACGCCGATGCCCTCCGGCGGACCGCGGACTCCCTCTCCCGCGCTCAGCTCGCCTGCCGCTTCTCCTCCCTCGAGGTCGTCTCCGGTGAGCTCGGTCTCGCCCTCGAGGCCCTCGGCGAAATCTCCGGCACCTCCGTCTCCGAGGCTCTCCTCGACGCCATCTTCCAGCGCTTCTGCATCGGAAAGTAGACACCTCCTCCCTTCCCAGGGGGATGTCAGACCCCTCCCTAGAATGCCTCCCCTGCCCGGCTCACCCGAGCCGGAGGAGGATAGGGTGATTTCGATGTGCAACAGCCAGGCGGCGTACTCGGCTCTCGAGGCGCTGCCCATGGGATGGGTGGGAGAGATCCTCGACGAGGAACTGGTGGCTTCGCCCCGGCCGGCGCCAGGTCAGGCCCGTGCCGCCTTCATGTTGGGCGTGGAGCTCGGTGAACGGCTCGATCCCCGGCGCGGTGGGTCCGGGCGCTGGTGCTTCCTCCGCGCTCCCGAGCTGCGCCTCGGCCGCGATGTGCTCGTGCCGGACCTCGCCGGCTGGCGCCGTGACAGGCTCTCGGAAGCCCCCGCTCCCGAGGAGCCCTTCCTCACGCTCGCGCCCGATTGGATCTGCGAGGTCCTCGCGCCCTCCACCGCCGCGCTCGACCGCACCCGCAAGCTCCCGGCCTATGCTCGCGCCGGCGTCTCGCACGTGTGGCTCGTGGACCCCTCCGCCCGCACGCTCGAGGTCTTCCAGCGCGTCAAGCGCGGCTGGCTCCTCGTCGACTCCTTCGAGGGCGAGGCCATCGTCCGCGCCGAGCCCTTCTCCTCGCTCCCCCTGGAGCTCACCTCGCTGTGGCTACCCTGCGAGCCGCACCTGGAGGTGGTGCGCTGAGGCGGCGCCCTGGCTCGCCACGAGCAGCCGGGGCGCCTCTTCCGCCGTGCGCACCAGCCGCCGCACCGCCCGCAGCATCAGGTCCGTGTCCAGGGGCGCCGCCAGGAAGCCGCGCGCTCCCAGCGCCTGCGCCTTCAGCACGTCCTGCTCCGGCACCTTGCCCGCCACCAGCAGCTGCGCCCTCGGCCGCCGCTCCAGCGCCTCCAGCGACGGCAGCGGCGCCAGCACCACCGCGCTCTCGTGCGCCGCCAGCACCTCTTCCGTGCTCGCCATGCCCGCCACGAAGCCCGCCTCCCCCAGCACCTTCACCAGCCCCGCCGCCGCCGCCGCTCCCCAGCCGTAGATGAGCACCGCGCCCGCCGTGTCCCTCGCCTCCGGCTCCACCTGCTCCGTCAGCTCCAACAGCTCCGCCAGCTCCTCCACGTCCAGCGGCTCCAGCAGCGGCAGCTCCAGCGCCTCCTGGTGCGGGTTCAGGTCCGGCAGCACGATGGTGCGCGCCGCGAAGAGCGGCTCCGCGTCGAAGTGTCCCCCCTCCGTCAGCGACGCCATGCACGCCTGGTTCAGCTGCATGTCCGCGTCCGCCTCGGGCAGCGAGATGGCCTCCTGCTCCGGACGCCTCGCCGTCTCCCCCTCCTCCGGGTAGAGCCGGGAGATGGCCCGCGAGATGGCCGCGTCCGTCGCCAGCCTCGGCACCACGCGCAGCTTGCGCGTCACGCTGCGCACCGCGTCCAGCGAGTGCATGCTCGCCGGCGCGGCGATCGCCACCACCAGCACCGTGTCCCTCGGGCCCTCCAGCTTCAGCGGCACCACCCGGTGCATCTCCGCCAGCCGCCGCGGCAGCAGCTTCGCCAGGCCCGGCTCCAGCACCTCCGCGTCCAGCGCCACCGCGGGCACCCCCGTCTGCTGCGCCAGCGCTCCCAGCACCTGCTCCACCGAGCAGAAGCGCAGGTCCACCACCACCTGCCCCAGCGGCACGCCCCACTTGCGTTGGTAGGCCAGCGCCGACTGCAATTGCAGCTCGTCCACCGCCCCCATCTCCAACAGGATTTCTCCCAGTCGCTTCTTCGTCCTCATTGGCTGGCCCCCTCGCGTGCCGCTGCAACGCTCGGTCCCCCCCGGACCCGGTCGATCGGCGTCCACCCCTGTAGGACATTTTCACGTCTCGTGTCTTCCGCCTTCGCGCCACCTGCTTTCTTGTGAGCGCCATTTCCCGTCTGCTTTCGAGGGCCTGTCTGGTTGGTCTGGAGATGGGAGGCGGTCCCCGTCGGGTTCTGGACGTCCGGGGTCCTCGTGAGGGGACGGGCTTCCGTCCGCCCGTCCCTCCACGGCCCATGCACGGCTGCTCACGTTTGAGCCTGGGGGCGATCATGGACACCACCGCGGGTTCTCTGGAGTCGGCCACCCCTTTGCGGATGGGGGCCTGGCCGTGGGGGCAGCGGGCGCTGACCCGCATCGAGGAGCTGAAGGCGCTCTGCCAGGAGATGGCGCTGCGCCCGAACGCGGCCGTCAACGCGGCGGAGCTGGCCAGGGATGCGCGCGAACATCTCGGCCGTGCCGCCCGGGCCGTCCACCAGAAGCGCTCCCCCTGGGGCCGGAGCGGCGTGTTCATCGACACCATCGAGACCAGCCTCCACGCGGCGCAATGCCTGATGCTGCGGTACATGCCGCTCGGAGACCTGGAGGCACGGTTGCCCGAGCTCATCGCCATCATCCGGGAGCATCTCCCCGCCCAGGATCCGCGCCGGGTGGCGGTCGAGGAGTTGCTACAAGCCCCGCACGCCTCTTCCCTGCTGACCGAGCCGAAGCGCGAGACCGTGGCCACCGCCGTCGAGGCCGCCCTGGCGGCGCAGGAGCAGGAGCAGGTGCGCGTGCGCAGCTTCCGCAACATCGTGTACGGCGTCACCGCCTGTCTCACGCTGCTCGCTGTCGGGCTCGGAATCCTCATGGCCGCCAACCCGAAGCTCATGCCCATCTGCTTCCAACCCCAGGGGCAGATCGTCTGTCCCTCGGCGAGCCAGCCGGTCCCCTCACACGTGGAGGACCCGGACCCCCTGTTCGCCGAGCTCGCGACGAGAGCGGACTACTTCGTCATCGAGCTGGTGGGGCTCACCGCCGCCGCCGTGGCCGCCGCCGCGAGCCTGCGGCAGCTCCGGGGCACCTCCGTCCCCTACAGCGTCCCCCTGGCCCTCTCGCTCCTCAAGCTGCCCACCGGCGCCCTGACCGCCGTCCTCGGGCTGCTCCTCATGCGCGGCCAGTTCATCCCCGGCCTGTCCGCGCTCGATACGTCCGCGCAGATCATCGCCTGGGCGATCGTCTTCGGCTACGCCCAGCAACTGTTCACCCGCCTGGTCGACCAACGCGGCCAGGCCCTCCTCAACTCCGTGGGCGGCGCGGAGAACGCCACGCTCATGGACCAGCGGATGGCCCCGGAGCCGACCCCGAAGCCCTGAGTCGGAGGGGCGAATGCCCTGAAGCTCGTGGCCGGCATCGTTCACTGACGACCGTCATCGACGCATGACCCTTGAAAAACGCGTCGCCCCGTCGCTCAGTGCACCCGCGCAATCCACGCTTGAAGAGAGGAATCGGACATGGCCACGTTGAAGACGAAGTCCGGAGTGGAGCTCTATTACAAGGATTGGGGCAAGGGTCGGCCCGTCGTCTTCAGCCATGGCTGGCCGCTGAACGCGGACATGTGGGAATACCAGATGATGTTCCTCGCCGAGCGGGGCTATCGCGTCATCGCCCATGACCGCCGTGGATTCGGCCGCTCCAGCCAGCCCTGGGAGGGTTATGACTATGACCACTTCGCCGATGACCTGGCGGAGCTGATCAACTCGCTCGACCTTCGCGATATCACCCTCGTCGGCTTCTCGATGGGCGGCGGCGAGGTCGCGCGCTATCTGGCCCGTCATGGCACTGGCCGCGTCTCCAAGGCCGCGCTGCTCGGCGCGGTGACACCGTTCCTGCTCAAGACGGAGGGGAATACGGCCGGTGTGCCGAAGGCCATGTTCGACGGAATCCGCGCCGGCGTCCTCGCCGACCGTCCGCAGTTCTTCTCCGACTTCGGCAAGCTCTTCACCGGGGCCAACCGCCCGGATGCGAAGGTCTCGCAGGGGCTCCTCACCTGGACCCTGTCCATGGCGCTGATGGCGTCGTTGAAGGGCACCCATGACTGCATCGCCGCCTTCAGCGAGACCGACTTCCGCAAGGACCTGGCGGCCTTCAAGGTGCCGACCCTCGTCATCCATGGCGACGATGACCAGATCGTCCCGTTCGACATCAGCGGCAAGCTCGCGGCCCAGATGATTCCGGGCTCGCGCCTCGAGGTGTATCCGGGTGCGCCGCACGCCCTGTACTTCACCCACAAGGACCGGCTGAACGCCGACCTGCTGTCCTTCATCAAGGGCTGACCGCGTTGAAGTAGCGCGTTGCATGACCCGGCCTCCTCGCCTACCCAGCACGGGAGGCAGGGGGCCGATTTGCGCCGCGATGCGGGCACACCCAGCGTGTCCCGGGGTATCGCGGCGAACGTACGCTCATGGAGGCGGCACATGCGAATCCTGGTGATTGGCGCGACGGGGACCATCGGGCAGGCCGTCGTTCAGGCGCTCAAGGGGCGCCACGAGGTGCTGGAGGCGGCTCGCAGCCGTGGCACCCATCAGGTGGACATCACCTCGAAGGACTCGCTGCTCAAGCTCTTCCGGTCCGTCGGTCCCGTCGATGCGATCATCTCCGCGACCGGCTCCGCCGCCTTCAAGCCCCTCACGCAACTGGGGGACGAGGACTTCCAGTTCAGCCTGGGCAACAAGCTGATGGGCCAGGTGAATGTCGCGCGGCTCGGGCTCGAGCACGTGCGTGACGGGGGCTCCATCACCCTCACCAGTGGCGTGCTCGCGCAGGAGCCGATGCCGGGCACCTCCGCCATCGCGCTCGTCAACGCGGCGCTCGAGGGCTTCACGCGCGCGGCGGCGCTGGAGATGCCGCGCGGGGTGCGCATCAACGTCGTCAGCCCACCGTGGGTGAATGAGACGCTGGAGGCGCTCAAGATGAAGGGCGTGCCGGGCATGCCCGCCGCCCAGGTGGCTCGCGCCTACGTGGAGAGCGTGGAGGGCAAGGGCAACGGGCTGGTGCTCGACGCGCGCAAGTTCGCTTGAGATGAGGGCTTCTCT includes:
- a CDS encoding KH domain-containing protein — translated: MSDVQPPEAPSPAGNGSDFRARVERLLTDILGLMGFPARIDFKDASDGSLSVALHFQGEPPPGVEPGRRSQVVDSMQFLLNKMLHRPGTERRFVLVGAGIHPEPRSERLKREQAAAQAPAAPAPAAPAQQPQPAPQPRAQAQAPRQEKAPARAQAPATRQEKAPAAPARQSESDERTLEVAEDPALREVARKLAEKSASLGRFYALVTVKQEDRARVMKAVEGVPGVKVSCEGEGRNRRVVFTPAKPAPLPKRSMLPEDDDEDDLEG
- a CDS encoding tRNA modification GTPase; its protein translation is MSSSPATLAALATAPAAGAVGILRLSGPAALEAGRLLAPGVPASPTPRHAYLASFVDASGSVLDEGLFLFFRAPHSFTGEDVVELQAHGSPRLLRMLLARALEHPSVRLAGPGEFTRRAFLNGRIDLTRAEAVADLVAADSEAAVRAAAAGLVGALTARVRALEEPLRSLHADLEGVLNFPEEAEGADEGAELRVAQLRASADALLAEVGRGRLVRRGARVALYGPVNAGKSTLFNRLVGEERALVDDEPGTTRDVLEARVEWDGLGISLLDTAGLRDAPGRIEALGIARTREVLAAVDLAVLVLPPGSSAAEARQWLLEAGPTPVLRVSGKCDVVFGVDPHPGPLPEGEGIDSGSTHGSRTLTPSLSRRERGGLPVSGLTGQGVEDLRSAVLSHLWDGGSPSAVALVSERHADALRRTADSLSRAQLACRFSSLEVVSGELGLALEALGEISGTSVSEALLDAIFQRFCIGK
- a CDS encoding Uma2 family endonuclease, encoding MCNSQAAYSALEALPMGWVGEILDEELVASPRPAPGQARAAFMLGVELGERLDPRRGGSGRWCFLRAPELRLGRDVLVPDLAGWRRDRLSEAPAPEEPFLTLAPDWICEVLAPSTAALDRTRKLPAYARAGVSHVWLVDPSARTLEVFQRVKRGWLLVDSFEGEAIVRAEPFSSLPLELTSLWLPCEPHLEVVR
- a CDS encoding GspE/PulE/PilB domain-containing protein; this translates as MRTKKRLGEILLEMGAVDELQLQSALAYQRKWGVPLGQVVVDLRFCSVEQVLGALAQQTGVPAVALDAEVLEPGLAKLLPRRLAEMHRVVPLKLEGPRDTVLVVAIAAPASMHSLDAVRSVTRKLRVVPRLATDAAISRAISRLYPEEGETARRPEQEAISLPEADADMQLNQACMASLTEGGHFDAEPLFAARTIVLPDLNPHQEALELPLLEPLDVEELAELLELTEQVEPEARDTAGAVLIYGWGAAAAAGLVKVLGEAGFVAGMASTEEVLAAHESAVVLAPLPSLEALERRPRAQLLVAGKVPEQDVLKAQALGARGFLAAPLDTDLMLRAVRRLVRTAEEAPRLLVASQGAASAHHLQVRLAG
- a CDS encoding alpha/beta fold hydrolase, with the protein product MATLKTKSGVELYYKDWGKGRPVVFSHGWPLNADMWEYQMMFLAERGYRVIAHDRRGFGRSSQPWEGYDYDHFADDLAELINSLDLRDITLVGFSMGGGEVARYLARHGTGRVSKAALLGAVTPFLLKTEGNTAGVPKAMFDGIRAGVLADRPQFFSDFGKLFTGANRPDAKVSQGLLTWTLSMALMASLKGTHDCIAAFSETDFRKDLAAFKVPTLVIHGDDDQIVPFDISGKLAAQMIPGSRLEVYPGAPHALYFTHKDRLNADLLSFIKG
- a CDS encoding short chain dehydrogenase; this translates as MRILVIGATGTIGQAVVQALKGRHEVLEAARSRGTHQVDITSKDSLLKLFRSVGPVDAIISATGSAAFKPLTQLGDEDFQFSLGNKLMGQVNVARLGLEHVRDGGSITLTSGVLAQEPMPGTSAIALVNAALEGFTRAAALEMPRGVRINVVSPPWVNETLEALKMKGVPGMPAAQVARAYVESVEGKGNGLVLDARKFA